In Cryptomeria japonica chromosome 1, Sugi_1.0, whole genome shotgun sequence, the sequence GAGAAGCAGCACGGATTTACAACATTGCATTGTATAACATTCGCATAAGGAAGGTTGCAATTCTTCAACTTGCAAGTTGTTCTATTGTTGCAACTGGAAAACTGGATAAAGTTGTCTTTGGAAATTGCGAAGTTCTGATTGCGTTCAATCCTGAAGATTTCTAGATTCGGGGAGCAATTAGGATGTATGATATCAAGAATTATACCATTGTTGAGAATGGCAGTCACATTGTAGAGACGCTTGCCTATTTCCATCTTCAGAGTAGAATTGTTGTAGCATTCAAGTTTGAACCCGTCTCTACCACAAGCCCTGGATTTGGTATAAAATGGGTATTTAATAAGAGCTTCCCCACAAGACTCACTGCAATTGCTTTCTCTAGTAGATAATTTAAAGTCGGCTCTATTTGAAAAAACTTGAGCTAATCCTGAGCCCATCAAGGCCAAAGTAACAGCAAAAGATAGACAAAATGCCATTTGTATTGAATAATTCCACAGGGTGGTATTGAGCTCTACTTATATTATTCAACTTACTCGCATTTTCCCCCTATATTCAATCTTACACAGAGTAATAGAAGACATTAAGTATTTGAAAGCCTGGACTTAGCCTTGAAAACTTCTCCAAAACTGTCAAAATTTCACAAGACTTCACTATCATGTTTCTGTGTGAGTTCTACACCATCAAGAGGACAAAAGTAGATACCATAATCTTCTGAACACTTACTTATGATTACATCAACCTTTCAAAGAGAGAAAACGGTAGCACAGCTATTCTATATGCTATCATGTAGATTTCAGGCCTGCTAGACATTTTCATTCAATAAAAACTCAAGACCAATCTTTTCTACTCTCAAGATAATC encodes:
- the LOC131044627 gene encoding probably inactive receptor-like protein kinase At2g46850; this encodes MAFCLSFAVTLALMGSGLAQVFSNRADFKLSTRESNCSESCGEALIKYPFYTKSRACGRDGFKLECYNNSTLKMEIGKRLYNVTAILNNGIILDIIHPNCSPNLEIFRIERNQNFAISKDNFIQFSSCNNRTTCKLKNCNLPYANVIQCNVVNPCCFSLVYDQTWVPGVTNFDRFSEWQCSKFISWGFPGGTNYTSIVGLKLEWGIPGDCKSVPCHKHARCEAAKDVKDSVRCTCKGGYEGDGFIEGTGCIEVCSKGGKTLYGKDCKDDSNRIRKAILGAGITSNPGTMIAILKF